One Plectropomus leopardus isolate mb chromosome 1, YSFRI_Pleo_2.0, whole genome shotgun sequence DNA segment encodes these proteins:
- the LOC121947963 gene encoding immunoglobulin-like domain-containing receptor 2, whose protein sequence is MRRRRKTDDTNQKTFTELNNRIWTMFLVPKWWILIVFLTDVLPFHCSGVHVFVRDDKRYAVLFQSVVLPCQYNSVSTQTPVVQWVYKSYCRDRTRDSFNFADSLSGGQGGGGLTSGARGASGGYETGMTASYLDCADSSRTVRTVASISGSSITLSEYYKSRDISIINKADLRIGEVQWGDSGVYICKVVISDDLEGQNEASVELLVLEWVFVACVALGSVLFLLLVGVCWCQCCPHSCCCYVSCWCCPDTCCCPRHLYEAGKGIKTGTSTPQSPAYPPYFVTGVPTMVPIAPPSLVDKMSSVPPSDGSILTAVPMHAVGVPYRVPSPQDQDSLRVLQYVEKQLAHFNPARSSSHQSCSLSELSSLHEGETGFRQTYRNVQKKALPAIPDHDPQAEPQRCRDNLSPEPQRFRDKSPSPQRYRDDPDSEPRRCQDDSLPPRRYSDDPPSSSQSRRSGRNQRQQNHSDEENRSRWNPRSEHLHRKSYRTAGRTGSLDELEEFAAAYRQRGGRGEVKREDDRGNYDMELLEFSRYPSYRNGPPQHYYNDENELGDNSDREEHPRRNKKSTHNISPLQSPKKRRGTWDSERPVPPPPRVSPPSTSSQEKDYDGTFLNSLLERKAKLRGVNQGKSGARGEEDSDTPSKGSSKKSSGESSRHCSRSPSNRPEADSLPPYSDTERSRTDRPSPRPLPANARSSQPPVHPLPARREEPRDKTRKVGTLLSRDSLVV, encoded by the exons ACGTCCTCCCTTTCCATTGCTCAGGGGTTCACGTGTTTGTAAGAGATGACAAGAGGTATGCCGTGCTGTTCCAGTCAGTGGTTCTGCCGTGTCAGTACAACAGCGTGTCCACCCAGACCCCTGTGGTGCAGTGGGTCTACAAGTCGTACTGTCGGGACCGCACACGGGACTCATTCAACTTCGCTGACAGCCTGAGCGGAGGCCAGGGAGGAGGTGGACTGACGAGCGGAGCCAGAGGAGCCAGTGGAGGGTACGAGACAGGGATGACGGCGAGCTACCTCGACTGTGCTGACAGCAGCCGGACGGTCCGAACCGTGGCCTCCATCTCTGGTTCCTCGATCACACTGTCGGAGTACTACAAGAGCAGAGACATCTCCATCATCAACA AAGCAGACCTGCGCATAGGAGAAGTCCAGTGGGGTGACAGTGGAGTTTACATCTGTAAAGTGGTCATATCTGATGATTTAGAGGGACAGAACGAAGCGTCTGTGGAGTTGCTGGTTCTGG AGTGGGTGTTTGTGGCCTGTGTGGCGCTGGGCAGTGTCTTATTCCTGCTGTTGGTTGGTGTTTGTTGGTGCCAGTGTTGTCCTCACTCCTGCTGCTGCTACGTCAGCTGCTGGTGCTGCCCGGACACATGCTGCTGCCCAAGACACC TTTATGAAGCAGGTAAGGGTATAAAGACGGGCACGTCCACCCCTCAGTCACCTGCCTACCCTCCATATTTTGTCACTGGTGTCCCAACGATGGTCCCCATCGCCCCTCCATCCCTGGTGGACAAGATGTCTTCCGTACCTCCTTCAGATGGCAGCATACTCACAGCAG TGCCGATGCATGCTGTAGGGGTTCCCTACCGCGTGCCTTCACCTCAGGATCAGGACTCTCTCAGGGTGCTACAGTATGTAGAGAAACAGCTGGCTCACTTCAACCCTGCCAGGTCCAGCAGCCACCAGT CCTGTAGCCTGTCCGAGCTGAGCTCCCTCCATGAGGGAGAAACCGGCTTCCGCCAAACATACAGAAATGTCCAGAAGAAAGCTCTGCCGGCCATCCCTGACCACGACCCACAGGCAGAGCCCCAACGCTGCCGTGACAACCTCAGCCCAGAGCCGCAGCGTTTCCGTGACAAGTCTCCTTCACCCCAACGATACCGCGATGACCCCGACTCAGAGCCCCGGCGCTGCCAGGATGACTCCCTTCCTCCAAGGCGGTACAGTGACGACCCTCCATCCTCCTCACAGTCACGCAGGTCCGGCCGAAATCAGCGGCAACAGAATCACAGCGACGAGGAAAACCGCAGCAG GTGGAACCCTCGTTCAGAGCATCTGCACAGAAAGTCGTACCGTACTGCGGGACGGACCGGCTCGCTGGATGAGCTGGAGGAGTTTGCAGCTGCCTACAGgcagagaggaggcagaggggaaGTTAAAAGGGAAGACGACAGGGGAAACTACGATATGGAACTTCTGGAGTTCAGTCGATATCCTTCCTACCGTAACGGTCCACCGCAGCATTATTACAATGATGAAAATGAGCTTGGAGACAACAGCGACCGTGAAGAACATCCCAGACGAAACAAGAAAAGCACACACAACATAAGCCCACTTCAGTCACCCAAAAAGAGGAGGGGCACTTGGGACAGCGAGCGCCCCGTGCCACCTCCTCCCAGAGTCAGTCCGCCATCAACTTCTTCTCAGGAGAAGGACTACGATGGCACATTCCTGAACAGCCTACTGGAGCGAAAGGCTAAGTTGCGAGGGGTCAACCAGGGGAAGAGTGGGGCCCGGGGTGAGGAGGATTCAGACACGCCCTCAAAGGGCAGCTCAAAAAAGAGCAGCGGGGAATCTAGTCGGCACTGCAGCCGCTCACCCAGTAACAGGCCCGAGGCAGACTCCCTGCCTCCTTACTCAGACACAGAGCGAAGCAGAACTGACAGGCCATCTCCACGGCCGCTCCCAGCAAACGCTCGCTCCTCTCAACCTCCTGTCCATCCCCTGCCCGCTCGCAGAGAGGAGCCCAGAGACAAGACCCGGAAAGTG GGCACTCTTCTCAGCCGGGACTCCCTCGTCGTCTGA